Below is a window of Desulfovibrio desulfuricans DNA.
AATGAAAACCATCCTCAGCGCCCCCATGCTGCTGTTTACAGGTGTGTGCGCCCTTGCCGCGTGGTTTGTGGTGCAGGTTCTGCTTGGATTCGGCCTGGTGTTCCCCTTTGCGCAACAGCCCTTCATCCACTGGACGCAGTGGTGGATCATCCCTTTTGTCGGCATTGGCATGGGCGTTCTGGGCGCTTTTTATAATCTGATACTGCTGCGGCTCACCCTTTGGGCCGACCACAGCCCTCTGATGCCCCGCCCCTTGCGCGTGCTCCTGCCCTTTATGCTGGCTGGCGTGCTGCTTTACCTCTGCCCGCAGGTGCTTGTGGGTATTGGCTTCAGCACCTTGCAGCTTGAGAGCCTGCCCCTGCCCTTGCTGGGCCTGTTTGGTCTGCTGGCGGTAAAGATGGCCTTTTCATGGATAAGCTTTGCCTCCGGCGTTTCCGGCGGCCTGCTGATGCCCGTACTGCTCATGGGTTCCATTGGCGGGGCATGCATGGCCGCGGGCCTACAATCTGCCGGAGTTATCAGCCCGGAGCAGACCGCCACAGTGCTGACCCTCGGCATGACAGGCCTTTTTGCCGGTTCTGTGCGCGCGCCGCTGACTGGCGCATTTTTGCTGCTTGAAATGACAGGATCGTTCCACAATATTCCCACGGTGGTGCTCACGGCCTATATTGCCGCCTTCACCGCCAATGCCCTGCGCTCCGAGCCTGTGTACGACAGTCTGCGCGCCCGCTGCCTTGATCTGGCTGGCGCGGCAGCCCCAAGCGACAAAAATGGCAATGATACCGATGCGTCAGGCAGCGCAACACAACTGCAAAAATGAAAGGTCGTGCAAAAGGCGCACGATGCCGCAAAAAATTTATTCATATAACTATTTGTTATACTTGAATTTTTAAAAAAATGCTTGCGTTTTACAATTGGAGTGTCTATGTTCACCAATTGCAAAACCAACCGCGCCCCATGGAGTAGGTATGACCCGTAAAGACCGCACAGAAGGCATATACAGCCGCCGAGAAGTACTGGACGAAAGTGAGCGTCGCCAGTACTGCCTTATTCAGCTCAAAGATTTGCTCTCCTACGCATACCGCTATTCAGAAGACGTTAAAAAACGCTTCGACCGTGCGCAGTTCAATGTGGAGAAATTCAAAACACTTACCGATATAAAGCACATTCCCATCCTGAAGAAGAAAGAACTTATCTTCCTTCAGTCCATGGGGCCGCGCCTGGGCGGTCTGCTGACCAAGGATATCGGCGAGCTCAAGCGCATCTTTTTGTCGCCTGGGCCCATCTTCGATCCCGAAGACCGTGGAGAAGACTACTGGGGTTACACCGAAGCCTTCTATTCCGTTGGCTTTCGCCCCGGCGACGCCGTGCAGAACACGTTCAACTACCAGTTGACGCCCGCTGGCCTCATGTTTGAAGAGCCGCTGCGCAACCTGGGCTGCGCGGTTATTCCCGCCGGCCCCACAGACGCCGCCACCCAGCTCGACATCATGCAGAAGCTGCGCGTCTCCGGCTATGTGGGCACGCCCAGCTTTCTCATGCACCTTGCGCAAAAGGCCGAAGAAAAAGGCCTCAACCTGCGCAAGGATCTTTTCCTCGAAGTGGCCTTTGTCACCGGCGAGCGCCTGTCTGAAAAGATGCGCTCCCAGATGGAAAAGAAGTACGACCTCGTCATGCGTCAGGGCTACGGCACCGCCGACGTGGGCTGCATCGGCTACGAATGCTTCCACAAAACCGGCCTGCACATTGCCAACCGCTGCTACGTGGAAATCTGCCATCCTGACACGGGCATCCCGCTGAAGGACGGCGAAGTGGGCGAAATCGTGGTGACGGCCTTCAACAAGACCTACCCGCTCATCCGCCTTGCCACGGGCGACCTTTCATACATCGACCGCAGCCCCTGCGCCTGCGGCCGCACCAGCCCGCGCCTTGGCAGCATTGTGGGCCGCGTGGACACCACCGCCCGCATCATGGGCATGTTTGTGTACCCGCATCAGGTTGAACAGGTCATGAGCCGCTTTGAAGAAATCAAGCGTTGGCAGATCGAAGTCACCAACCCCGGCGGCATCGACGAAATGACCCTGTTTGTGGAAACCAGCGGCTTCAAGCGCGAAGAAGAGCTGCTGCACCAGTTCCGCGAAAAGATCAAACTGCG
It encodes the following:
- a CDS encoding chloride channel protein; amino-acid sequence: MPFHSPIPPTLRDLDALRNIGVRRVIMQALVTGGVTGAVIGLFRLAYDHINAALVHTIRQHDLYDPVVAAWIFGGLAILALLALLALRLEPLVSGSGIPQVELMVRGQMRMNWLRVLLCKFAGTLVSLSGGLSVGREGPSIMMGAAVGAGVGHLWGERSGQSLPRYLVGGSVAGLAAAFGAPLAGMFFAFEEMKTILSAPMLLFTGVCALAAWFVVQVLLGFGLVFPFAQQPFIHWTQWWIIPFVGIGMGVLGAFYNLILLRLTLWADHSPLMPRPLRVLLPFMLAGVLLYLCPQVLVGIGFSTLQLESLPLPLLGLFGLLAVKMAFSWISFASGVSGGLLMPVLLMGSIGGACMAAGLQSAGVISPEQTATVLTLGMTGLFAGSVRAPLTGAFLLLEMTGSFHNIPTVVLTAYIAAFTANALRSEPVYDSLRARCLDLAGAAAPSDKNGNDTDASGSATQLQK
- a CDS encoding phenylacetate--CoA ligase family protein — translated: MTRKDRTEGIYSRREVLDESERRQYCLIQLKDLLSYAYRYSEDVKKRFDRAQFNVEKFKTLTDIKHIPILKKKELIFLQSMGPRLGGLLTKDIGELKRIFLSPGPIFDPEDRGEDYWGYTEAFYSVGFRPGDAVQNTFNYQLTPAGLMFEEPLRNLGCAVIPAGPTDAATQLDIMQKLRVSGYVGTPSFLMHLAQKAEEKGLNLRKDLFLEVAFVTGERLSEKMRSQMEKKYDLVMRQGYGTADVGCIGYECFHKTGLHIANRCYVEICHPDTGIPLKDGEVGEIVVTAFNKTYPLIRLATGDLSYIDRSPCACGRTSPRLGSIVGRVDTTARIMGMFVYPHQVEQVMSRFEEIKRWQIEVTNPGGIDEMTLFVETSGFKREEELLHQFREKIKLRPELRVLAPGSLPPQIRPIEDKRHWD